TCTTCGCGATCACGAACGTCATTCCGCAGGAGAACGCGATCGAGAAGATCAAGCGCGCGATCGAGAAGACGTACGCCCGGAAGGGAAGCGAGGTCCTGAAACGGAACTTCGCCGCCGTGGACGCCGCGCTCGCGAATCTCCATCTCGTCCGGATCCCCGCGGAAGCGACCGGACTGCCCCGGCCGCCGACCGTGCCCCTGGAGGCTCCGGATTTCGTGAAACGGATCACCGCCGTGCTCATGGAGGGGAGAGGGGACGCGCTGCCGGTCTCCGCCTTCCCGCCGGACGGGACGTGGCCCCTCGGGACAGCGCGTTTCGAGAAGAGGAACATCGGTGCCGAGATTCCCGTGTGGGACCCGGCGCTCTGCATCCAGTGCAACAAGTGCGTCCTGATCTGCCCCCACGCCGTCATCCGGGCGAAGGTCTTCGACCCGTCGCTCCTGGAGAAGGCTCCCGCGACGTTCCGCTCGACCGACTTCCGGGCCGCCGATTACGCCGGGATGAAGTACACGCTGCAGGTCGCGCCGGAGGACTGCACGGGGTGCTCGCTCTGCGTCTCGTTCTGCCCCGCCAAGGACAAGGCGAATCCGCGGCGGAAAGCGATCGCGATGGCGCCCCAGCCGCCGCTCCGGGAAGCCGAGAAGGAGAACTTCTCCTTCTTCCTCGGGCTGCCCGAGCCCGACCGGACGAAGCTTCGCGTGCTGGACGTCAAGGGGAGCCAGTTCTTCGAGCCGCTCTTCGAGTTCTCCGGCGCCTGCTCCGGATGCGGCGAGACGCCCTACGTGAAGCTCCTGACGCAGCTCTTCGGCGACCGGACCCTCATCGCCAACGCGACGGGGTGCAGCAGCATCTACGGCGGGAACCTGCCCACGACGCCGTACGCGGCCAACGCCTGCGGCCGCGGCCCGGCTTGGTCGAACTCCCTGTTCGAAGACAACGCGGAATTCGGCCTCGGGATGCGCCTCGCGCTCGACAGCCTCGCCGAGCAGGCGCGCGCGCTCCTGGCGGCGATGGCGCCCGCCGTCGGCGAGGACCTCGCGGCCGCGATCCTCGGCGCGGGACCCGGCTCGGCCGGGATCGACGCGCAGCGCGGCCGAGTCGTGATTCTGAAGGAGAAGCTCGCGGCGATCTCGACGCCCGAGGCGAGGCGGCTCGCCGAAATCGCCGACGCGCTCGTGCGCAAGAGCGTGTGGATCGTCGGCGGAGACGGCTGGGCGTACGACATCGGATTCGGCGGGCTCGATCATGTGCTCGCCTCCGGCCGCGACGTGAACATCCTCGTTCTCGACACCGAGGTCTACTCGAACACGGGAGGCCAGCAGTCGAAGTCGACCCCGTTCGGGGCGGTCGCGAAGTTCGCCTCCGCCGGGAAGAAGGCGCCCAAGAAGGACCTGGGGATGATCGCGATGGGCACCGGGCGCGCCTACGTCGCTTCGATCGCGATGGGAGCCCGCGACCACCAGACGCTGAAGGCCTTCCTGGAAGCGGAGTCGTATCCCGGACCCTCGATCCTGATCGCGTACAGCCATTGCATCGCGCACGGCTACGACATGGCGTACGGCGCCGACCAGCAGAAACTCGCCGTCGAGAGCGGCGTCTGGCCCCTGTTCCGCTTCGATCCGCGCCGCGCCGACGAGGGGCTCCCGCCGCTCGTGATCGACTCTCCGCCGCCGAAGGCGAAGGTCGCCGACTATCTGAGGAACGAGAACCGCTTCCGGGCCGTCGAGCGCGCGGGCGCCGACGCGTGGAAGGCGATGGTTCGGGAGGCCGAGCGCGCTTCGCAGCGGCGCGAAGCTCTCTACCGGCACCTCGCGGCGTTCGCCGGGAACGGCGACGGGCACGGACCGGCATCGCCGTCCCCGGCCGGCGTTCCCGCGTCTCCCGTTTCCGCGGCCGGGCCGGTGGCGGCGAAGGAGTCGTGATGGACCTCACGACCGTCTACCTCGGAATGGCCCTTCCGCACCCGCTGATGCCGGGAGCGTCTCCGCTCGTCGACGATCTCGACACCGTTCGACGCCTCGAGGACGCCGGCGCGGCGGCGATCGTGATGCATTCCCTCTTCCAGGAGCAGATCGTCCAGGACGAGGTGCGGCGGCACGTGCACCTCGCCGCATTCGACCAATCGAGCGCGGAGGCGCTCTCCTATTTCCCCCCCGCCTCCGAGTTC
The sequence above is a segment of the Thermoanaerobaculia bacterium genome. Coding sequences within it:
- the nifJ gene encoding pyruvate:ferredoxin (flavodoxin) oxidoreductase is translated as MPNGRWIMLDANEAVASVAHRLSEVIAIYPITPSSPMGEFADEWSAAGRKNLWGAVPQVTEMQSEGGAAGAVHGALQAGALATTFTASQGLLLMIPNMYKIAGELTPFTMHVAARTLATHALSIFGDHSDVMACRQTGFAMLAASSVQEAQDLAAIAHTASLSSRVPFLHFFDGFRTSHEVAKIAPLSDDDLRAIVDEEPIAAHRRRALSPDHPCLRGTAQNPDTFFQASEAANRFHDAVPAIVKERMNRFAGRTGRRYALFDYAGHPAAERVVVAMGSGAETVAETARHLAGRGEKVGAITVRLYRPFSIAAFAAALPPSVRSIAVLDRTKEPGSVGEPLFLDVVGALAEAKENGLTAASPRVIGGRYGLSSKEFTPAMAKAVFDELAKEAPKRRFTVGIVDDVTHLSLPFDPEFEIEPAEVMRAVFHGLGADGTVGANKNTIKIIGEETDNHAQGFFVYDSKKSGAATVSHLRFGPRPIRSPYLIRRASFVACHQFEFLKRADVLDALEPGGEFLLNSPWGPDEVWEHLPREVQEALREKQPLFYVIDANRVAREAGLGGRTNTILQACFFAITNVIPQENAIEKIKRAIEKTYARKGSEVLKRNFAAVDAALANLHLVRIPAEATGLPRPPTVPLEAPDFVKRITAVLMEGRGDALPVSAFPPDGTWPLGTARFEKRNIGAEIPVWDPALCIQCNKCVLICPHAVIRAKVFDPSLLEKAPATFRSTDFRAADYAGMKYTLQVAPEDCTGCSLCVSFCPAKDKANPRRKAIAMAPQPPLREAEKENFSFFLGLPEPDRTKLRVLDVKGSQFFEPLFEFSGACSGCGETPYVKLLTQLFGDRTLIANATGCSSIYGGNLPTTPYAANACGRGPAWSNSLFEDNAEFGLGMRLALDSLAEQARALLAAMAPAVGEDLAAAILGAGPGSAGIDAQRGRVVILKEKLAAISTPEARRLAEIADALVRKSVWIVGGDGWAYDIGFGGLDHVLASGRDVNILVLDTEVYSNTGGQQSKSTPFGAVAKFASAGKKAPKKDLGMIAMGTGRAYVASIAMGARDHQTLKAFLEAESYPGPSILIAYSHCIAHGYDMAYGADQQKLAVESGVWPLFRFDPRRADEGLPPLVIDSPPPKAKVADYLRNENRFRAVERAGADAWKAMVREAERASQRREALYRHLAAFAGNGDGHGPASPSPAGVPASPVSAAGPVAAKES